In a single window of the Luteibacter rhizovicinus DSM 16549 genome:
- a CDS encoding alkaline phosphatase family protein, whose product MVTWLRRTRLSPLLLGALSVGLAGVVSAQDTTPPDHDAQFRQNVPVAPFKTQSGLPGGIVVLHKPPKGQDNSDNTATPIKHVILLIGENRTFDHVYGTYTAPKGQSVDNLLSKGIVNADGTPGPHVDLATQFMASSTGKYDMSPKKAGKYKTLPQMNTGGAPTAAPFASAAQAQSIEPALPDGSYDMLAAGGTGLPNGVVDTRFPAKLVNAPVDMHASISYDAYANSPVHRFFQMWQQLDCDTKVAAAANPSGCRNDLFPWVETTMGAGNNGAPLPANFNDQTTGEGSTAMQFMNMAQGDAPYFKKLAQTYALSDNFHQSVMGGTGANHIMLGFGTLIYYADANGNPATPPENQIENPDAQFGTNNWWVQDGYGGGSYVNCADESQPGVKQIKNYLRSLPYLTFKGTDCKAKAYYLVNNYNPGYMGDGTPAPLGADQFTIPPTTQENLALLLEKHKVSWKYYGEGFGGGKEDGEAGTFCNICDPFLYSTQVMTNPELRAKNQDINDLYDDIQNNTLPAVSIAKPDGILDGHPASSKLDLFEGYVQKIVDMAKANPKVWDDTVIMVTFDEGGGYYDSGYIQPIDFFGDGTRIPLLVVSKFSQGGKVVHTYYDHVSFDKFVEANWNLKDQISARSRDNLPNPVSFRENPYVPVNAPAIGNLMDMFNFTRKDVSDTAAIAD is encoded by the coding sequence ATGGTTACATGGTTGCGCCGCACACGGCTTTCGCCGCTGTTGCTTGGCGCGCTTTCCGTCGGCCTCGCCGGCGTCGTCAGCGCCCAGGACACCACTCCGCCCGATCACGATGCACAGTTCCGCCAGAACGTGCCCGTGGCTCCCTTCAAGACCCAGTCTGGCCTTCCCGGCGGCATCGTCGTTCTGCACAAGCCGCCCAAGGGCCAGGACAACAGCGATAATACCGCCACTCCGATCAAGCACGTGATCCTGCTGATCGGTGAAAACCGCACGTTCGACCACGTTTATGGCACCTACACTGCGCCCAAGGGGCAGTCGGTGGACAACCTGTTGTCCAAAGGCATCGTCAATGCCGACGGCACGCCGGGTCCGCACGTGGACCTTGCGACGCAGTTCATGGCCTCGAGCACCGGCAAGTACGACATGTCGCCGAAGAAGGCCGGCAAGTACAAGACGCTTCCGCAGATGAACACCGGTGGCGCACCCACCGCGGCACCCTTCGCTTCGGCGGCGCAGGCGCAGAGCATTGAACCGGCTCTACCCGATGGCAGCTACGACATGCTCGCTGCCGGTGGCACGGGCCTGCCCAACGGCGTGGTCGATACGCGTTTCCCGGCCAAGCTCGTCAACGCACCGGTGGATATGCATGCGTCGATCAGCTACGACGCTTACGCCAACAGCCCCGTGCACCGCTTCTTCCAGATGTGGCAGCAGCTCGATTGCGACACCAAGGTAGCCGCCGCCGCCAATCCCAGTGGTTGCCGCAACGACCTGTTCCCGTGGGTCGAAACCACGATGGGCGCAGGTAACAACGGCGCTCCGCTGCCGGCGAACTTCAACGACCAGACTACCGGTGAAGGCTCCACCGCCATGCAGTTCATGAACATGGCCCAGGGCGATGCGCCTTACTTCAAGAAGCTGGCCCAGACGTATGCGCTGAGCGACAACTTCCACCAGTCGGTGATGGGCGGCACGGGTGCCAACCACATCATGCTTGGCTTCGGCACCTTGATCTACTACGCCGACGCCAACGGTAATCCGGCCACCCCGCCGGAAAACCAGATCGAGAACCCGGACGCGCAGTTCGGCACGAACAACTGGTGGGTGCAGGACGGCTACGGTGGTGGTTCGTACGTCAATTGCGCTGACGAAAGCCAGCCGGGCGTGAAGCAGATCAAGAACTACCTTCGCTCGCTGCCGTACCTGACGTTCAAGGGCACGGACTGCAAAGCCAAGGCGTACTACCTGGTGAACAACTACAACCCGGGCTACATGGGTGACGGCACGCCGGCTCCGCTGGGCGCCGACCAGTTCACCATCCCACCGACCACGCAGGAGAACCTGGCGCTGCTGCTGGAGAAGCACAAGGTGTCCTGGAAGTACTACGGTGAAGGCTTTGGTGGCGGCAAGGAAGACGGCGAGGCTGGCACCTTCTGCAACATCTGCGATCCGTTCCTGTACTCCACCCAGGTCATGACCAACCCGGAACTGCGCGCCAAGAACCAGGACATCAACGATCTGTACGACGACATCCAGAACAACACGCTGCCGGCCGTTTCCATCGCCAAGCCGGACGGCATCCTCGATGGCCATCCGGCCTCGTCGAAGCTGGATCTGTTCGAAGGCTACGTGCAGAAGATCGTCGACATGGCCAAGGCCAACCCGAAGGTGTGGGACGACACCGTCATCATGGTGACCTTCGATGAAGGCGGTGGCTACTACGATTCCGGCTACATCCAGCCGATCGACTTCTTCGGCGACGGCACGCGCATCCCGCTGCTGGTGGTGTCGAAGTTCTCCCAGGGCGGCAAGGTCGTGCACACGTACTACGACCATGTCTCGTTCGACAAATTCGTCGAGGCCAACTGGAATCTGAAGGACCAGATCTCTGCTCGCAGCCGCGACAACCTGCCTAACCCGGTGTCGTTCCGGGAGAACCCGTACGTACCGGT